One stretch of Streptomyces sp. NBC_01363 DNA includes these proteins:
- a CDS encoding MFS transporter: protein MTTPLNVPDSHERWSPRLWGTLLVLCAAMFLDALDVSMVGVALPSIADDLGLTTSTLQWIVSGYILGYGGLLLLGGRAADLLGRRQVFLVALGVFALASLLGGFVDSGPLLIASRFIKGLSAAFTAPAGLSIITTTFKEGPQRNRALSIYTTCAATGFSMGLVLSGLLTQLSWRWTMLLPAPIALIALIAGLKLIPHSEREDTHRGYDLPGAVTGTAAMLLLVFTVVQAPEAGWTSARTLLSFLAVAVLLTVFVTIERRTANPLIRLAVLRSGSQVRAQLGAAAFFGSYVGFQFLVTQYMQSLLGWSALETALAFLPAGVLVALSSTKIGDVVDRFGTPRVIAAGFTFLVIGYALFLRITLTPSYAVVILPSMLLLGAACALTFPSLNIQATNGVDDDEQGMVSGLLNTSIQVGGAIFLAVVTAVITAHGSGDGSRQAVLDSYRPGLVVVTAVAFAGLLVTLTGLRRRRPVQHTVLVASSEMDRAAETGARETAGAQKVSVRD from the coding sequence ATGACCACTCCGCTCAACGTCCCCGATTCCCACGAGCGTTGGAGCCCGCGCCTGTGGGGCACTCTCCTCGTGCTCTGCGCCGCGATGTTCCTGGACGCCCTCGACGTCTCCATGGTCGGCGTCGCTCTGCCCTCCATCGCCGACGATCTCGGACTGACCACGTCGACCCTCCAGTGGATCGTCAGCGGCTACATACTCGGCTACGGCGGACTGCTGCTTCTCGGCGGCCGGGCGGCCGATCTGCTGGGCAGGCGCCAGGTCTTCCTCGTCGCGCTCGGTGTCTTCGCCCTCGCCTCGTTGCTCGGCGGATTCGTGGACTCCGGACCGCTGCTGATCGCCAGTCGTTTCATCAAGGGCCTGAGCGCCGCCTTCACCGCACCGGCCGGGCTCTCGATCATCACCACCACGTTCAAGGAGGGCCCGCAGCGCAATCGCGCCCTCTCCATCTACACCACCTGCGCGGCCACCGGCTTCTCCATGGGCCTGGTCCTCTCGGGCCTGCTCACCCAACTGTCCTGGCGGTGGACGATGCTGCTGCCCGCCCCGATCGCCCTGATCGCCCTGATCGCGGGCCTCAAGCTGATCCCGCACAGCGAGCGCGAGGACACCCACCGCGGCTACGACCTGCCGGGCGCCGTCACCGGCACGGCCGCCATGCTGCTGCTGGTGTTCACGGTCGTACAGGCACCAGAGGCCGGCTGGACCTCCGCCCGCACTCTGCTGTCGTTCCTCGCCGTCGCCGTACTGCTCACCGTCTTCGTCACGATCGAACGGCGCACCGCGAACCCGCTGATCCGCCTGGCGGTGCTGCGCTCCGGGAGCCAGGTCAGGGCGCAGTTGGGCGCCGCGGCCTTCTTCGGCAGTTACGTGGGCTTCCAGTTCCTCGTCACCCAGTACATGCAGTCGCTGCTGGGCTGGTCCGCGCTGGAGACCGCGCTGGCCTTCCTGCCCGCGGGCGTGCTGGTCGCCCTGTCCTCGACGAAGATCGGTGATGTGGTGGACCGGTTCGGGACACCGCGTGTCATCGCGGCCGGCTTCACGTTCCTCGTCATCGGCTACGCGCTCTTCCTGCGGATCACCCTCACCCCGTCGTACGCCGTGGTGATCCTGCCGTCCATGCTGCTGCTCGGCGCGGCCTGCGCGCTGACCTTCCCCTCGCTCAACATCCAGGCGACCAACGGGGTCGACGACGACGAGCAGGGCATGGTCTCGGGCCTGCTGAACACCTCGATCCAGGTCGGCGGAGCGATCTTCCTGGCGGTGGTGACCGCGGTGATCACGGCGCACGGCAGCGGCGACGGATCACGTCAGGCGGTCCTGGACAGCTACCGGCCCGGCCTGGTCGTGGTGACCGCGGTGGCGTTCGCCGGACTGCTGGTCACGCTCACCGGCCTGCGGCGCCGCCGACCGGTTCAGCACACCGTGCTGGTCGCGTCGTCCGAGATGGACCGTGCGGCCGAGACCGGGGCGAGGGAGACGGCCGGCGCGCAGAAGGTGTCGG
- a CDS encoding MarR family winged helix-turn-helix transcriptional regulator produces MAADKSERMLVDEWRDILALHARTLCELDRELHRHGLGASDFEVLDVLAEGAPEDGGSAYRVQELASRVHLSQSALSRLVARLEKDDLVRRGMCSEDRRGVRVELTAKGRARHAEVKPLQRSVLARMLNGPGG; encoded by the coding sequence ATGGCAGCGGACAAGTCCGAGCGGATGCTCGTCGACGAGTGGCGGGACATTCTCGCGCTGCACGCCAGGACGCTCTGTGAGCTCGACCGCGAGCTGCACCGACACGGCCTCGGCGCCAGCGATTTCGAGGTGCTCGACGTCCTGGCGGAGGGCGCGCCCGAGGACGGCGGCTCCGCCTATCGCGTGCAGGAGCTGGCTTCCCGGGTCCATCTCAGCCAGAGCGCGTTGTCCCGTCTGGTCGCGCGGCTGGAGAAGGACGACCTCGTGCGCCGGGGGATGTGCAGCGAGGACCGGCGCGGCGTCCGGGTGGAGCTGACGGCGAAGGGGCGGGCGCGCCATGCCGAGGTGAAGCCGTTGCAGAGGTCGGTGCTCGCCCGGATGCTGAACGGGCCGGGGGGCTGA
- a CDS encoding maleylpyruvate isomerase family mycothiol-dependent enzyme yields MEITDHIKSLATEGQLLATAAQEAGTGAQVPTCPDWRVRDLLRHTGMVHRWATTFVVEGHTSYHPDGGEPDLDGPELLDWFREGHGLLVDALDAAPAGLECWSFLPAPSPLAFWARRQAHETTIHRVDAESARGGPLSTVPAAHAVDGIDELLRGMHARPKSRVRTPAPRSLRVRATDTGAVWTVRLSPEPPQAVRADGAPEEGSVDCELSGSAEKLYLTLWNRLPLTAVTVTGDPEPARTWCERSGITWS; encoded by the coding sequence ATGGAGATCACGGACCACATCAAGTCCCTGGCCACCGAGGGACAGTTGCTGGCGACCGCCGCGCAGGAGGCGGGGACCGGGGCGCAGGTGCCGACGTGTCCGGACTGGCGGGTGCGCGATCTGCTGCGGCACACCGGGATGGTGCACCGCTGGGCGACCACGTTCGTGGTCGAGGGCCACACCTCGTACCACCCCGACGGTGGGGAACCGGATCTGGACGGGCCGGAACTGCTCGACTGGTTCCGCGAGGGCCACGGCCTCCTGGTGGACGCACTGGACGCCGCACCGGCCGGGCTGGAGTGCTGGTCCTTCCTGCCCGCGCCGTCGCCCCTGGCCTTCTGGGCCCGGCGACAGGCGCACGAGACCACGATCCACCGGGTGGACGCGGAGTCGGCCCGCGGCGGTCCGCTGTCAACGGTCCCGGCCGCTCACGCGGTGGACGGGATCGACGAGCTGCTGCGCGGAATGCACGCCCGCCCGAAGAGCCGCGTACGCACCCCGGCGCCGCGCTCCCTCCGGGTACGTGCCACGGACACCGGCGCCGTCTGGACCGTACGGCTCTCGCCGGAACCGCCGCAGGCCGTACGGGCGGACGGGGCTCCCGAAGAGGGGTCCGTCGACTGCGAGTTGAGCGGGTCGGCCGAGAAGCTCTACCTGACGCTCTGGAACCGGCTGCCGCTCACGGCGGTCACCGTGACCGGCGACCCGGAGCCCGCCCGGACCTGGTGCGAGAGATCCGGGATCACCTGGTCCTGA
- a CDS encoding MFS transporter: protein MPQLNKLRTALPGGPGGNTAAPPSARLRTALTVFFALDGFLFAGWVVRIPAIKHQTGASAATLGLALLGVSAGAVVTMMFTGRLCRRFGSHLVTVVCGALFSLAIALPAQTRSALALGLVLLVFGAAYGGLNVAMNSAAVDLVAALRRPVMPGFHAAFSLGGMVGAGLGGLVAGGLSPATHLFVLTGVGLLVTAAVGPVLLRHPAPRPAVGTNGSEAPRRLNGRARRLVLLFGVIALCTAYGEGALADWGALHLEQDLHAHPGVAAAGYSLFALAMTAGRLSGTALLERLGQTRTLVMGGATAAAGMLLGSLAPTTWAALLGFAVTGLGLANIFPVAVGRAGELAGPGGVAAASTLGYGGMLLGPPAIGFLTDWSSLPLALTTVALLAIAAAALGYGARNATHA, encoded by the coding sequence GTGCCGCAACTAAACAAACTGCGGACGGCCCTACCGGGGGGACCTGGCGGAAACACCGCCGCACCTCCGTCGGCCCGCCTCCGTACCGCCCTGACCGTGTTCTTCGCCCTCGACGGTTTCCTCTTCGCCGGCTGGGTGGTCCGTATCCCGGCCATCAAGCACCAGACCGGCGCCTCGGCCGCCACCCTGGGCCTGGCCCTGCTCGGAGTCTCGGCCGGGGCCGTGGTGACCATGATGTTCACCGGCCGGCTGTGCCGGCGCTTCGGCAGTCACCTGGTGACCGTGGTCTGCGGCGCCCTGTTCTCCCTCGCCATCGCCCTGCCCGCGCAGACGCGTTCGGCGCTCGCGCTCGGCCTGGTACTGCTGGTCTTCGGTGCCGCGTACGGCGGGCTGAACGTGGCGATGAACAGCGCTGCGGTCGATCTGGTCGCCGCGCTGAGGCGTCCCGTGATGCCCGGCTTCCATGCCGCGTTCAGCCTCGGCGGAATGGTCGGCGCCGGACTCGGCGGGCTGGTCGCGGGCGGCCTCTCCCCCGCCACCCACCTCTTCGTCCTCACCGGGGTCGGACTCCTGGTCACCGCGGCGGTGGGGCCGGTGCTGCTGCGCCACCCGGCGCCCCGGCCCGCGGTCGGGACCAACGGCTCCGAGGCGCCGCGGCGACTGAACGGCAGGGCCCGCCGGCTGGTGCTCCTGTTCGGCGTGATCGCGCTCTGCACCGCCTACGGCGAAGGCGCGCTGGCCGACTGGGGCGCCCTCCACCTGGAACAGGACCTGCACGCCCACCCGGGCGTCGCCGCCGCCGGCTACTCCTTGTTCGCACTGGCCATGACGGCGGGCCGGCTCAGCGGCACGGCACTGCTCGAACGGCTCGGCCAGACCCGCACCCTCGTCATGGGTGGTGCGACAGCGGCAGCCGGGATGCTGCTCGGCTCGCTCGCTCCCACCACGTGGGCGGCCCTCCTCGGCTTCGCGGTCACCGGCCTCGGCCTGGCCAATATCTTTCCGGTCGCGGTCGGCCGGGCCGGTGAGCTGGCCGGACCCGGCGGAGTGGCCGCCGCGTCGACGCTCGGCTACGGCGGCATGCTGCTCGGGCCGCCCGCGATCGGCTTCCTGACCGACTGGTCCTCGCTCCCGCTGGCCCTCACCACGGTGGCGCTGCTGGCCATCGCCGCCGCGGCACTGGGGTACGGAGCACGCAACGCGACCCACGCGTGA
- a CDS encoding ROK family protein → MNGKVSTTRTKLERGRSALGPALELVHTGRAPTRAVLTSELGVTRATAGAVAAELEALGLIRVDSRPGSAAGSQGRPSHRLSVRESGPVAIAAQVHADGFRAALVGLGGRLVATAPGCVTVTADPAQVIGEVVDDCARLLRDSGLRCVGAGLAVPSAVAEPEGTALNPLHIAWPAGAPVSEIFADCVREAGIPGPAFTGNDVNLAALAEHRHGAGRGAQHLLCVATGHRGVGGALVLDGRLHTGSSGLALEVGHLTVNPEGRPCHCGGRGCLDVETDPLAFLVAARREPGPEESLLKQAGDLLRTEYEDTAVRGAAEELIDRLGLGLAGLVNILNPDRIILGGLHRALLDADPERLRAVVADRSLWGRSGSVPILPCTLDHNSLVGAAELAWQPVLDDPLAALA, encoded by the coding sequence ATGAACGGCAAGGTGTCCACCACCCGGACAAAGTTGGAGAGGGGCCGCAGCGCGCTCGGACCCGCGCTGGAACTGGTCCACACCGGACGCGCGCCCACCCGCGCCGTCCTCACCTCCGAGCTCGGCGTCACCCGCGCGACGGCCGGTGCGGTCGCCGCGGAACTGGAGGCACTCGGCCTGATCCGGGTCGACTCCCGGCCCGGTTCCGCCGCCGGCTCGCAGGGCCGCCCCTCGCACCGGCTCTCGGTCCGGGAGTCCGGACCTGTCGCCATCGCCGCTCAGGTGCACGCCGACGGATTCCGGGCCGCGCTCGTCGGGTTGGGCGGGCGGCTCGTGGCCACCGCTCCCGGCTGTGTCACCGTCACGGCGGATCCGGCGCAGGTCATCGGTGAAGTGGTCGACGACTGTGCCCGGTTGCTGCGGGACAGCGGACTGCGCTGCGTCGGCGCGGGCCTCGCGGTGCCGTCGGCGGTCGCCGAACCGGAGGGCACCGCGCTCAACCCGCTGCACATCGCCTGGCCGGCCGGCGCCCCGGTGAGCGAGATTTTCGCCGACTGCGTACGCGAAGCGGGCATCCCCGGACCCGCGTTCACCGGGAACGACGTCAACCTCGCCGCGCTCGCCGAGCACCGGCACGGCGCGGGCCGCGGCGCCCAACACCTGCTCTGTGTGGCCACCGGCCACCGGGGAGTGGGCGGCGCCCTGGTCCTCGACGGCCGCCTGCACACCGGGAGTTCGGGACTCGCGCTGGAGGTGGGCCATCTCACCGTGAACCCCGAGGGGCGCCCCTGCCACTGCGGCGGGCGCGGCTGCCTGGACGTCGAGACCGACCCGCTGGCCTTCCTCGTCGCCGCCCGACGCGAACCCGGCCCGGAGGAGTCGCTGCTCAAGCAGGCCGGCGATCTGCTGCGCACGGAGTACGAGGACACGGCGGTACGGGGTGCGGCCGAGGAGCTGATCGACCGGCTCGGTCTCGGGCTCGCCGGTCTGGTCAACATCCTCAACCCGGACCGCATCATCCTCGGCGGACTGCACCGCGCCCTGCTCGACGCGGACCCGGAGCGGCTGCGCGCGGTGGTCGCCGACCGCAGCCTGTGGGGGCGGAGCGGCAGTGTGCCGATCCTGCCGTGCACGCTCGACCACAACAGCCTGGTCGGCGCAGCGGAGTTGGCCTGGCAGCCGGTACTGGACGATCCGCTGGCCGCGTTGGCCTGA
- a CDS encoding SHOCT domain-containing protein — protein sequence MNTLAYSGGPGPWILLFPLFWAAVVIGGVTLLRRTVWRGRRGPWQARPTQEAPAEPSPITLLGRRFAAGEIDEDEYWRRLSVLDEQFGRGSKGGVA from the coding sequence ATGAACACCCTGGCGTACAGCGGTGGCCCCGGCCCCTGGATCCTCCTCTTCCCGCTCTTCTGGGCCGCCGTCGTCATCGGCGGCGTCACCCTGCTGCGCCGTACCGTGTGGCGCGGCCGGCGAGGCCCCTGGCAGGCGCGTCCCACCCAGGAGGCACCCGCCGAACCGTCACCGATCACGTTGCTCGGCCGGCGTTTCGCGGCCGGGGAGATCGACGAGGACGAGTACTGGCGCCGGCTCTCCGTCCTGGACGAACAGTTCGGCCGCGGCAGCAAGGGAGGCGTGGCATGA
- a CDS encoding ABC transporter ATP-binding protein has protein sequence MTTTVPISGPTPTPAPACAARVVDAVKLYGAGDTRVRALDGVSVDFPAGRFTAIMGPSGSGKSTLMHCAAGLDTLTSGSAFIGDTDISGLDDRRLTLLRRRRIGFVFQSFNLLPTLTVAENITLPLDLAGERPDPEWLDALVDTVGLRDRLHHRPGELSGGQQQRVAVARAFAGSPDVVFADEPTGNLDSRSGQEVLRLLGRTVRQTARTVVMVTHDPVAAAHADEVVFLADGRLVDRMPDPTAERVLDRFKSFAPHPSRRR, from the coding sequence ATGACCACCACCGTCCCCATCTCCGGACCCACCCCCACGCCCGCTCCCGCCTGCGCCGCCCGGGTCGTCGACGCCGTGAAGCTCTACGGCGCGGGCGACACCCGGGTCAGGGCCCTGGACGGGGTGAGCGTCGACTTCCCGGCCGGACGCTTCACCGCGATCATGGGGCCCTCCGGCTCCGGCAAATCCACCCTGATGCACTGCGCCGCCGGACTCGACACGCTCACCTCGGGCTCCGCCTTCATCGGCGACACCGACATCAGCGGGCTCGACGACCGCAGGCTCACCCTGCTGCGCCGACGGCGGATCGGCTTCGTCTTCCAGTCCTTCAACCTCCTGCCGACGCTCACCGTCGCCGAGAACATCACCCTTCCCCTCGACCTCGCGGGGGAGCGGCCCGACCCGGAATGGCTCGACGCCCTCGTCGACACCGTCGGGCTCCGGGACCGGCTGCACCACCGGCCCGGCGAACTGTCCGGCGGACAGCAGCAGCGGGTGGCGGTGGCGCGGGCCTTCGCGGGCAGCCCCGATGTCGTCTTCGCCGACGAACCGACCGGCAACCTCGACTCCCGCTCCGGCCAGGAGGTGCTCCGGCTGCTCGGCCGCACCGTCCGGCAGACCGCCCGTACCGTCGTCATGGTCACGCATGACCCGGTTGCCGCCGCCCACGCGGACGAGGTCGTCTTCCTCGCCGACGGCCGGCTCGTGGACCGAATGCCCGACCCCACGGCGGAGCGCGTGCTCGACCGCTTCAAGTCCTTCGCCCCCCACCCCTCGCGCAGGCGGTGA
- a CDS encoding ABC transporter permease: MNGTPASVRLSIASLRAHKRRFAGTFVAVLLGVAFLTGTLVMGDTLRASFDTMFADANAGTDAVVRGSDVVTVAGETQGTRQPVSTALVKRIERTPGVAAAAPDIQGAGQLIGADGTLIGGQGPPTLAGNWIADPELNPYRLAAGRAPAAPGEVVVNRGTADRGGLRIGDTTVLRTPDPVHVTIVGLATFGGQDGMGQVTYTAMTQADAEKYLTPKPGEASAIQVRAGSGTSQRELVDALRPVLPKGVEAVTGQAAAAENRDMISGAFLGLFTTLLLVFSGIVLLVATFSIHNTFAIVVAQRTRENALLRALGAARRQVVASTLVEATAVAVIASAAGLAGGIGIAAGLQALFPAVGFPFPEGSLVIGAVSLLLPLAVGVLVCLGSAVLPAVRAGRTAPLAALRESGVDDSGASRTRALAGLVLLVASVGIILTGALAAPSVWLSAVGAVLALAAFVVLGPVATTYAVRALGAPLDRLRGVSGRLARRNALRSPRRTASTATALMIGVAVVSLFTVFGASLKATMNQTVDRSFAGDVAISAPAFGAGGSGLSPRLAPAVDRLPQVATAVGLGKGVAEVDGAGRALTVTDPAALGRVFDLGRVDGSLTGLGTNGIAVSGTEAAKRGLHPGSSARLAFTDGTRRAFTVRAVYERSELAGDYVITRQAWAPHRAQDSDSLIAVSFRPGVSVADGKAAVAKTAAVYGNPDVQTRSEYARSSAGGIDMMLTLVYALLALAVLIALLGIANTLTLALHERTREMGLLRAVGQTRSQLRSMVRWESVLVAAFGTAGGLLLGGFLGWVLVEASAGDTAVAFDLPPLRLLVVALVGIAAGALAGRRPARRAARLNVLRAIAAE, from the coding sequence ATGAACGGCACCCCGGCCTCCGTACGCCTGAGCATCGCCTCGCTCCGCGCCCACAAGCGCCGCTTCGCCGGTACGTTCGTCGCCGTGCTGCTCGGCGTCGCGTTCCTCACCGGGACGCTCGTCATGGGCGACACGCTCCGCGCGAGCTTCGACACCATGTTCGCCGACGCCAACGCCGGAACCGACGCCGTCGTGCGCGGCTCCGACGTGGTCACCGTCGCCGGTGAGACCCAGGGCACCCGGCAGCCGGTGAGCACCGCACTCGTGAAGCGGATCGAGCGGACGCCCGGCGTCGCCGCCGCGGCCCCCGACATCCAGGGCGCTGGCCAGCTCATCGGCGCCGACGGCACACTCATCGGCGGTCAGGGCCCGCCCACCCTCGCCGGCAACTGGATCGCCGACCCGGAACTCAACCCGTACCGGCTCGCCGCCGGCCGCGCCCCGGCCGCACCCGGTGAGGTCGTCGTCAACCGCGGCACCGCCGACCGGGGCGGGCTCAGGATCGGCGACACGACCGTGCTGCGCACCCCCGACCCCGTACACGTCACGATCGTCGGGCTGGCCACCTTCGGCGGCCAGGACGGCATGGGACAGGTCACCTACACGGCCATGACACAGGCCGACGCCGAGAAGTACCTCACGCCGAAGCCCGGCGAGGCATCGGCCATCCAGGTCCGCGCCGGGTCCGGCACCAGCCAGCGGGAACTCGTCGACGCGCTGCGGCCCGTACTGCCCAAGGGCGTCGAGGCCGTCACCGGACAGGCCGCGGCAGCCGAGAACCGGGACATGATCTCCGGTGCCTTCCTCGGCCTGTTCACCACCTTGCTGCTGGTGTTCTCCGGGATCGTGCTGCTCGTCGCCACCTTCTCCATCCACAACACCTTCGCGATCGTCGTCGCCCAGCGGACCCGCGAGAACGCCCTGCTCCGCGCCCTCGGCGCCGCACGCCGTCAGGTCGTCGCCTCGACCCTCGTCGAGGCGACCGCGGTCGCCGTGATCGCCTCCGCCGCGGGTCTGGCCGGAGGCATCGGCATCGCCGCCGGACTCCAGGCGCTCTTCCCTGCCGTCGGATTCCCGTTCCCCGAGGGCTCGCTGGTGATCGGCGCCGTCTCGCTGCTGCTGCCGCTTGCCGTGGGGGTCCTCGTCTGTCTCGGCTCCGCCGTCCTGCCCGCCGTCCGGGCCGGACGCACCGCTCCGCTCGCCGCCCTGCGCGAGAGCGGCGTCGACGACTCGGGGGCGTCCCGGACGCGGGCCCTCGCCGGGCTCGTGCTGCTGGTTGCCTCCGTCGGCATCATCCTGACCGGCGCCCTGGCCGCCCCGTCCGTCTGGCTCTCCGCCGTCGGCGCGGTGCTGGCACTCGCCGCGTTCGTGGTCCTCGGGCCGGTCGCCACCACGTACGCGGTACGCGCCCTCGGCGCCCCGCTCGACCGGCTGCGCGGTGTCAGCGGCCGACTGGCCAGGCGCAATGCCCTCCGCAGCCCCCGGCGGACGGCGTCCACCGCTACCGCGCTGATGATCGGCGTCGCGGTGGTCTCCCTCTTCACCGTCTTCGGCGCATCGCTGAAGGCGACCATGAACCAGACCGTCGACCGCTCCTTCGCGGGCGATGTCGCCATCAGCGCGCCCGCCTTCGGGGCGGGCGGCAGCGGCCTCAGCCCCCGGCTCGCCCCGGCCGTCGACCGGCTGCCGCAGGTGGCGACGGCCGTTGGCCTCGGCAAGGGGGTCGCGGAGGTCGACGGTGCGGGCCGCGCCCTGACCGTCACCGACCCGGCCGCGCTCGGCAGGGTCTTCGACCTCGGCCGGGTCGACGGCTCGCTGACGGGGCTGGGCACGAACGGGATCGCCGTCTCCGGCACCGAGGCCGCGAAGCGCGGTCTGCACCCCGGCTCCTCCGCCCGGCTCGCCTTCACCGACGGCACACGGCGCGCCTTCACCGTCCGCGCCGTCTACGAGCGGTCGGAACTGGCAGGCGACTACGTCATCACCCGTCAGGCCTGGGCCCCGCACCGCGCCCAGGACTCCGACTCGCTGATCGCCGTCTCCTTCAGGCCCGGCGTGTCCGTCGCCGACGGCAAGGCGGCGGTCGCGAAGACCGCGGCGGTGTACGGCAACCCCGACGTGCAGACCCGCAGCGAGTACGCGCGGTCCTCGGCGGGCGGCATCGACATGATGCTCACCCTGGTCTACGCCCTGCTGGCACTCGCCGTACTGATCGCCCTGCTGGGCATCGCCAACACGCTCACCCTCGCCCTCCACGAACGCACCAGGGAGATGGGCCTGTTGCGAGCGGTGGGACAGACCAGGAGCCAGTTGCGCTCGATGGTCCGCTGGGAATCCGTCCTGGTGGCCGCGTTCGGCACGGCGGGCGGCCTGCTGCTCGGCGGCTTCCTCGGCTGGGTGCTGGTCGAGGCGTCCGCGGGCGACACCGCCGTCGCCTTCGACCTGCCGCCGCTGCGGCTCCTGGTGGTCGCCCTCGTGGGGATCGCCGCCGGAGCGCTGGCGGGCCGCCGCCCGGCCCGCCGGGCGGCGCGGCTGAACGTGCTCCGCGCGATCGCCGCCGAGTAG
- a CDS encoding ATP-binding protein, translated as MISEPSRHCTVELQALPSRIGQVRRIISAQLRYWHLDPLIDQAALGVTELLTNVHRHAQPDKSCTVEIELLLERLTVSVHDHDPRLPTVREPSASSTSGRGLALIAAVSESWGVRPRGGAGKIVWFTLSAPPWCAPFPPHSVYGATTDGPFELAALTYLESAAPSVARSAVVG; from the coding sequence GTGATCAGCGAGCCAAGCAGGCACTGCACGGTGGAGCTCCAGGCCCTGCCGTCGCGGATCGGACAGGTCCGCAGAATCATCTCGGCGCAGTTGCGCTACTGGCATCTCGATCCTTTGATCGACCAGGCGGCGCTCGGCGTCACAGAACTGCTGACCAATGTCCACCGGCATGCCCAGCCGGACAAATCATGCACCGTCGAGATCGAGTTGCTGCTCGAACGGCTGACGGTGTCCGTCCATGACCACGACCCACGGCTGCCGACCGTGCGCGAACCCAGCGCGTCCAGTACATCGGGACGCGGGCTCGCACTGATCGCCGCGGTCAGCGAGAGCTGGGGGGTCCGGCCGAGGGGCGGGGCCGGGAAGATCGTCTGGTTCACCCTTTCGGCGCCTCCCTGGTGCGCCCCGTTCCCACCGCATTCGGTGTACGGGGCCACCACCGACGGACCGTTCGAGCTGGCCGCCCTCACCTATCTGGAGAGCGCCGCGCCTTCCGTCGCGCGGTCGGCGGTGGTCGGCTGA
- a CDS encoding PLP-dependent cysteine synthase family protein gives MGTEKHGDGGRAAATTDIDRSDAGYRAWLKEAVRKVQADANRSADTHLLRFPLPEAWGIDLYLKDESTHPTGSLKHRLARSLFLYGLCNGWIRPDKPVIEASSGSTAVSEAYFAKLIGVPFIAVMPRTTSPEKCRLIEFHGGRCHFVDDSRKMYEESATLAAETGGHYMDQFTYAERATDWRGNNNIAESIYQQLRLERYPEPMWIVATAGTGGTSATIARYVHYMQFDTRICVPDPENSCFFDGWTNHNPLATSDCGSRIEGIGRPRMEPSFVPGAIDRMMKVPDAASVAAVRALEKAIGRKAGGSTGTGLWSAFKLVAEMVEQGSTGSIVTLICDPGDRYLDKYYSDSWLAGQGLDIAPYTATIDSFLADGNWP, from the coding sequence ATGGGCACCGAAAAGCACGGAGACGGCGGCCGGGCCGCGGCGACGACCGACATCGACCGTTCCGACGCCGGGTACCGGGCCTGGCTGAAGGAGGCGGTGCGCAAGGTCCAGGCCGACGCCAACCGCTCCGCCGACACCCATCTGCTGCGCTTCCCGCTGCCCGAGGCGTGGGGCATCGACCTCTATCTCAAGGACGAGTCGACGCATCCCACCGGCAGTCTCAAGCACCGGCTGGCCCGCTCGCTCTTCCTCTACGGGCTCTGCAACGGCTGGATCCGGCCGGACAAGCCGGTGATCGAGGCGTCCAGTGGCTCGACGGCCGTCTCGGAGGCGTACTTCGCCAAGCTGATCGGCGTGCCGTTCATCGCCGTGATGCCCCGTACCACCAGCCCCGAGAAGTGTCGGCTGATCGAATTCCACGGCGGCCGCTGCCACTTCGTCGACGACTCGCGGAAGATGTACGAGGAGTCCGCCACGCTCGCCGCGGAGACCGGCGGCCACTACATGGACCAGTTCACCTACGCCGAGCGGGCCACCGACTGGCGCGGCAACAACAACATCGCCGAGTCGATCTACCAGCAGTTGCGGCTGGAGCGTTATCCGGAACCGATGTGGATCGTCGCCACGGCCGGAACCGGCGGCACCTCGGCGACCATCGCCCGCTATGTGCACTACATGCAGTTCGACACCCGGATCTGCGTGCCCGACCCGGAGAACTCCTGTTTCTTCGACGGCTGGACCAACCACAATCCCCTGGCCACCAGCGACTGCGGCTCCCGGATCGAGGGCATCGGCAGGCCACGGATGGAGCCGAGCTTCGTGCCCGGGGCCATCGACCGGATGATGAAGGTGCCGGACGCGGCCAGTGTCGCGGCCGTGCGCGCCCTGGAGAAGGCCATCGGCCGCAAGGCCGGCGGCTCCACCGGCACCGGGCTGTGGAGCGCGTTCAAACTGGTCGCCGAGATGGTCGAGCAGGGCAGTACGGGCAGCATCGTCACCCTGATCTGCGACCCGGGCGACCGCTACCTCGACAAGTACTACTCCGACAGCTGGCTCGCCGGACAGGGCCTGGACATCGCCCCGTACACCGCGACCATCGACTCCTTCCTGGCCGACGGCAACTGGCCCTGA